The DNA window TCCTCCTCGTTTCAGGCAGGTGGATGAGGGTCCGTCAGCTGACAGCTCCCATGCCCTACACCCTATTCCCACCCGATGCCGTAGACTCGAGGACTGGACGTTCCGCTGAACCCTGTTCCGGCAGGCCGCTGCGGAGCTTCTGCGTCGTAAGAACGCCTCATTCCTACAGGCCTCTCAACCAGCCTGTCATCAGCAGTGATCTTCTCGCGGCGAACCGAGTGCACCCTCCGGTGCGTTCGCCACCCTGCCGGACGCGGCGGCACAGAGAGACCTGCCGCCGCTGAGCCCGGCACCTTCTGAAAGGCTCATGCCATCTCTGAAACACCTGTGACCTTCGTCGACCTCAACGTCCCCGCACCCTTGGTGCAGGCCCTGGCCGCCGACGGCAAGCTCCTCGCCTTCCCCATCCAGCAGCAGACCCTGCCGGACACCCTCACCGGCCGCGATGTCCTCGGCCGGGGCAAGACCGGTTCCGGCAAGACCCTGGCCTTCTCCATCCCGGTGGTCGCCACCCTGGGAGAGGACGACGCCGCAGCCTCACGCCGCCCCGGACGCCCCACCGCACTGGTGCTGGCGCCCACCCGCGAACTGGCCACCCAGATCAACACCGTGCTCGAGCCGCTCGCCGCGGCCTACGGCCTGCGGACCACCACGATCTTCGGCGGCGTCAGCGCCAAACACCAGATCAACGCGCTCAACTCCGGCGTCGACATCGTGGTGGCCTGCCCGGGCCGCCTGGAGGACCTGCTGCAGCAGGGGGCGCTGACTCTGGACGACGTGCGCATCACCGTGCTGGACGAGGCCGACCATATGGCCGACCTGGGCTTCCTGCCCGGAGTGACCCGTATCCTGGCCAAGACCCCGGCCGAAGGTCAGCGCCTGTTCTTCTCCGCCACCCTGGACAACGGTGTGGACAAACTGGTCAAGCGCTTCCTGAAGGACGAGCTGCTGCATTCAGTGGATGAGGCCACCTCCCATGTGGCGGCCATGACCCACCACGTCTTCGAAGCCCACCCGGAGGGCAAGAAGGAGCTGGTGAGGACTTTGGCCTCCGGTCAGGGACGACGCATCCTGTTCACCCGCACCAAGCACCAAGCACGCAAGCTGGCCAAACAGCTGACCACCCAGGGGATCCCGGCAGTGGACCTGCACGGCAACCTCTCGCAGAACGCCCGGGACCGGAACCTCGCGGCCTTCGGCGGCGGAGATGTGAACGTTCTGGTCGCCACTGACGTCGCGGCCCGCGGCGTACACGTCGACTCCGTGGAACTGGTGGTCCATGTGGACCCACCGGCCGAGCACAAGGCCTACCTGCACCGCTCAGGGCGCACCGCCCGGGCGGGAAGCGCCGGCGATGTGGTCACCGTGATGCTGCCTGAGCAGCGCAAGGACACCCAGGCCCTGCTGCGCAAGGCGGAGATCAAGGTCTCCCCCATCCAGGTCACCGAAGACTCTCCCGAGGTGAGCGCGCTGGTGGGCACTCCGGCTCCCTATGTGCAGCCGCCGGCACCGCCGCAGCCGCAGAAGTCGCAGGGCTCCCAGAAGTCTCAGAATCCGAACCGCCGACGCCCGCGACGCCGCCGCTGAACCGCCGCGGCGTACTGTATGGGAGAGAACCATCGCATCCAGTACGCAGGGGGACCCGAAGGATGAGCAGCTCAGAGCCGGAACAGACCCAGGCGTTCCGAGCAGCCCGGGACCGGCTGGTCGCATACCAGCAGGACTACGAACAGGCCCGCGAGCAGTTCGAGTGGCCTCGCTTCGAGGAGTTCAACTTCGCTCTGGACTGGTTCGACCGCATCGCTGCCTCCCCGGAGCGCGCTGAGCAGGACGCGCTGATCATCGCCGAGGCCGACGGCTCCGTGCTGCGCCGCAGCTTCGCGGAGCTCTCCGAAGCCTCGGACCGGGTGGCCAACTGGCTGCGCGAACAGGGCATGCGCCGCGGGGACCGGATGATCCTGATGCTGGGCAACCAGATCGAGCTCTGGGAGCTCATGCTGGCCGGGATCAAACTGGGCGCGGTGCTCATCCCCACCGCCGTCCAGATGGGCCCGGCCGACCTGCAGGACCGGGCCACCCGCGGCCAGGCCACCTGGGCGGCCGCCGGCACCGAGGACCTGCAGAAGTTCTCCGAGGTTTCCGGTGAGCTCAACCTGATCCACGTCCCCGGCTTCTACACCCCGCAGATCCCGGACCCCGAGATCAGCGGGCACCTGGTGCTGCACTATCCGCAGGCCTACCAGGCGGCGTCGGGCTTCACTCCGGATGCGCCCACGGCCGCCGACGAGACGCTGCTGCTCTACTTCACCTCCGGCACCACCTCCCTGCCCAAGCTGGTGGAGCACACCCACACCTCCTACCCGGTGGGGCACCTGACCACGATGTACTGGATCGGCATCCAGCCCGGCGACGT is part of the Nesterenkonia lacusekhoensis genome and encodes:
- a CDS encoding DEAD/DEAH box helicase; the encoded protein is MTFVDLNVPAPLVQALAADGKLLAFPIQQQTLPDTLTGRDVLGRGKTGSGKTLAFSIPVVATLGEDDAAASRRPGRPTALVLAPTRELATQINTVLEPLAAAYGLRTTTIFGGVSAKHQINALNSGVDIVVACPGRLEDLLQQGALTLDDVRITVLDEADHMADLGFLPGVTRILAKTPAEGQRLFFSATLDNGVDKLVKRFLKDELLHSVDEATSHVAAMTHHVFEAHPEGKKELVRTLASGQGRRILFTRTKHQARKLAKQLTTQGIPAVDLHGNLSQNARDRNLAAFGGGDVNVLVATDVAARGVHVDSVELVVHVDPPAEHKAYLHRSGRTARAGSAGDVVTVMLPEQRKDTQALLRKAEIKVSPIQVTEDSPEVSALVGTPAPYVQPPAPPQPQKSQGSQKSQNPNRRRPRRRR